The sequence tggtgtggaaaaagtgtccatggtggctgctgggtgcggggaatgggaggaagagatgagatgtggaggcgtttttgggacttggagttgtcctgggtggtgctgcagggacaattaccggacattgtatgtcctcccatggcccgctgggtggaacgtgggagagtgtgggctatgatgtggaccattgaccatgaagtgcagcaatgctcagagatgtattcaccaaatgcaatgaatgtgtcatgatgatggaggagaatgttgctatgggggaatagtggggtgaggggggtggggggtatatggggacctcatattttttaatgtaattttaaaaaatgaattaaaaatataaattaaaaaaagaaataaatgacctgcaagttaaaaggaaaaattttaagctTTCCATAGAAAATGTAGGTGTATATATTTCTGCTCATAGAGcaggatatattttctttaacaagGCACAaaaatcattctttaaaaaagcTTAATTAATGtgactacatcaaaataaaagacTTCTGATCAGCAAAAGTCTACTTAAGAAACATGAAATGACAAGCTACAAATTAAAAGAAGTTATTTACAATATATATAACTAACATAATTTGGTATCAAATGTATATAATATCCTCCTACAGACCAGATAGGAAAGGACAAACTTCCAATCGAATAAAATGGGCAATGGGGAGGACATGATTCATACAAGAGAGATGCAAATAGTCAATAAATGCATCAATGTATGCCTGGCAACTAGTAACCAAGAAAAAGTAAATTAAGACTGAAATAAGATActgggggcagcggacttggtccagtggttagggcgtccgtctatcacatgggaggtccgcggttcaaaccccgggcatccctgactcctgtgcagctggcccatgcacagtgctgatgcgtgcaaagagtgctgtgccatgcaggggtgtcccctgcataggggagccccacgcgtaaggagtgcgccccataaggagagccgcccagcgcagaagagagtgcagcctgcccaggaatggtgccgcacacagggagagatgacgcaacaagatgacgcaaccaaaaaagaaacacagattccagtgctgctgacaacagaagctgacaaggaagatgcagcaaatagacacagagaacagacaactgggattgggtgggggagggaagagaaataaataaatagataaaaataaatcttaaaaaaaaaaaaagatactgggcTATCCTGATTGTACTGGTGAAAATTTGGAAGTGTTAAAAagccaagtgctggagaggatgtgaatcATCAGAATCTCTGTGACAGGGCTGGCAGGCAGGTTCATGggtatgtcattttaaaaaaccactgGGCTTTACCTTCTGTGATAGGTTTAACTTTGCAACccagtttagacatgttcttaatcttactcCACAATCCTGTGTGATAAAtccattgcaaataggaccttttgaagttctttttagttaagatgtggaccATTTGGATGAGGTTGGGTCTTTATCCAGCTGAAAGGGGTCCtttagaggaagaagaaatttggacacagccagagaaagccatgggagaaGCCAAAGGTGGAAATCCatgcaacctgaggaggaaggagaggacatcgccatgtACCACAAGGCAGGGACAAAGTCAAGGGACAAGCCAACCCCAGAACACCATAGACTTTGGGAAGAAGCATCACCTTGTTGGTACCTCAGTGTTCTACTACTCTTAGcctcaaaagcacaagcaaataAATTTCTATCATTTCAGCTGACCCATTCTGAGGTATTTGTCAGCCTGGAAAACCAAGACCCTGTAAAGACATTCACATACCCTGTGACTCATAATTTCATATTAGGTATAGGCACCAGAGAAACCTCTGCCTATGAACAAATGAGGGGTAAATAAGAATGCTCAGGACAGCTTACCTGGAATCAATCTAAATAATGTCAACATGAAATACAAAGCAAGCAGATTCTAATATCCAACTGCTATATTATTAAATGGCAGTAGAAATTAATGAACTATAGCTACACATGACAACAGGGATGAATCATCAGGTAAGTTTCAGTGGAAACAGCAAGACTCCTAAGAGTACATTTGGCATAACATCCTTGTTAGAAAGTCACTAAATTAGCTAATGCAATCAATATATTGTTTAGGCAGAATGATATGAGTTACAGCCCAAAAATCCAAGGAGTAATAAATAGAATTCAAATATGGAAGTTATTTGGGATGGACATAGAGAGATCAGAAATAAGGACAATGTTCCTGAAAGTTATTGTCAGCATTAATGGTTTTATACtctcttataaataaataaatggagatatgaAACAGAACAGGGCCATGAGAAGAGCAAGGACTGGTGCTGATTTAATGGATCTGAGGTGAATTAAATGGCCACGTGCTCCTAGGAGAGGACAGGGACAGGGCCagtgagggaagagagaaggaccCTGTATCAACCTGGCCCTTCCTCTTGTGAGTCCATAGTATGAGATCCAGGCCTGGATCCACAGCTCTGACCTGGTGAACCCAGAGGATGGGGATGCACACTGGGCTTAGAGGGACAAAGAGAGGGAAATGACAAACTCCTCTTGGAATCATCACAGGGAATGGGTAGCATTTACTTAGTGTTTTAAAGGATGGGCATGTTTTTTGCCAGTGGACCAGGACACTGAGTGGCAAATCCAGAAGAAAGTTATACAGAGCAGGGCAAGGTCTCTTAGGGACAAATGAGAACAAGGATCCAGAGCAGAATTGGCACATGGAGGGGAGGAACAGGCTGGAGAGGAGCAGGACTGTCACCCAGGACATGACACACCTGCCAAAGCATTTGACTGTCCTCCAAGCAATCACTTCAAGCAGAGCTGTCCATGCCACAGAGCGTCAAGAAAATAACTATGTCTGAATGATGGGGCAAGAAAATGAGGGGGTTCAGACATCCAGGAGAGGGACAACAAGGTGCCTATGAGGGTCAGGCAGGGCCAGGGAAGGAGTGCAGTCTCAGAAGGATTCCAAGTCCTCCAGATGTGGACTCGTGGGTGCTATGAGGGAAACCAAGGGACACTGTGAGTGACCATGATGAAGGTGATGCATCCCCACCACTCACCTGGGAGCCAGAACCCTCAACTGGGTTCCCATCCTCTATTCCTCCTGCCATCCAAGCTGCTTTCCTCCTGCAGGTCTTCAAGGTTGACCAGTCGGCCTGAGCATGGCAGGGGTGAGTACAGACTCCAGGGTTTCCCCTCATCCCAGACTCCATGCCGGACCCATCTAGGGCTGATTGTACCAGCACTGAACCTCATTTCCAACTTCTTTTACATGCCCTCCAGCTTCCACCAGCTCAGAGGCTGTGACATTCTGGAATCCATGCCCCACCCCAAcccactccctccctccaccctggaGCCCACTCTCACCTCAACAGGAGGCAAAGACAGATGGAGAGCAGAGCCATCACATGAGCACCCCAGCCAGCATCCACAACATCATCTGTCCTGGGCTCTCATTCCCCTGGGGGTGGTGGGCATTCCAGTAAACCCCAGTCCAAATACATGGGTTCCTGCCCCAGCCACCTATTCCTGCCCTGCCTTTGTAGGCCAAAACCCCTTCTGAGATTAGCTCACTTGGCTCCCATTTCCCTGTAGCCCTGGACCCAACCACTCCGGCACTAATCATAGGGCTTAAGGTCTTATGTCCCAGCCCTGGGCAGCATCTCTGGGCTCCATCTCTCCAGGGTCCAAGCATCACCCCCAGCAGACCCCTGACCCACCTGGAATGGGACAGTAATGCTATCAGCTCCATGGACATGTAAGCCTCAGAGCTGAGCCTGGGGCCCTAGTGGAACACTTTCCAAATACTTCCCACcacctccactgaggctcagtgGCTGTTGGGCCAGGGCCTGCCTGGCTGAACTAGGAAAGCCATTTCCCCCTAATGTAGGGAAAGGGCTGCTGAGCTGGGGCAGAGCAGCTGCAGTGCAGAGCCCCATCCTTCTGGGAGCAGGAGGGCCTATAGGAAGTTAAGAGAGGACTCAGCAAGGAGGCTGTTGCTTCTCTAATGCCATGGAGTCCTGACCTCAGAGCTCCCCATTCACAGAGCACAGAGAGGATGATCAAGAAGTCCAAGGAGGTaatctgtgttgctcaaatgtgaccagtctcgaagccaaactcgcatataaatgcattgccttcaccccagcatgggacatgacttctgggaatgagccttcctggcactgagggattactaccaagtaccagctgatgatgtaactagaaaatgaccttgaataaaagggtcaacttggacgaGCAGAACagctcaatctacatataataccaggagttaaaaatgcttttttgacctgaatcaagggggaaatggaaaagacaagtgagcttatatgcctatgagtctccaaaaagagccgggaggttatcagagggtttgcccttatgcacacctcagcagaatcccagagacagataaagtagatacaacctcaggtattggttctgctgagggctacagagacccacaggttctatggtcatggcagatggagttcagtgccatgccagttggccctactttggagtttgtgtttctctgagatggagctggactctgatgtgatctttgttcacaatccCCTCTTGTtattttaccggaactgtagttggtgctggggtttaatatacacccaggggacctgaatctctggactgaccatgtgatagccaggccctgagcctcaagagacttcagctcctacactctggtttattggacttaccccactcagctaccatagtgttgaagaaagtcaaccaccacaccagggagccaagagtgcctacaactgaaagcaggaggattgcatccagcatccatgtggaatctaagtcccctcttgttacagatgtggagtggacacaaccattccaaggtccacaggatggaggaatagagtatggattagagtggacttactgataatctattcatgaactattgtgattagtaatcgaagaaaatgtggcattcgtgtggagaaagtggccatggtggctactggggatagagaatgggaggaagagatgagatgtggagacgttttcaggacttggagttgtcctgggtgatgctgtagggacagttaccagacattgtatgtcctcccatggcccactgtgtggaacatggtagagtgtgggctgtgatgtggaccattgaccatgaggtgcagcggtgctcagagatgtattcaccaaatgcaatgaatgtctcatgatgatggaggagactgttgttatgggggtaggagtggggtgagggggttggggggtatatggggacctcatattttttcaatgtaatattaaaaaaataaagacaaaaaaaaaaaagcagtgcaaGGAGCTCAGCAGGTGCTGAGCATGGCAGGTGAGCTCTCCTGCTTCAACAGTCCCTACTCGAGGCAGCTCCAGGACCCCTGAATTGGAGATGGGGGAGGCATGCAGGGCCGGGGACCCCTGGAACCAGCTCAGCTGTGCAGGGGGGTTGCTGTCAGCAACATGAAGCAGCTGGAGAGCCTGGCCTTCCAGGATGGGAAGGAACGAGGGATTTCTCTGGACCTTGAGGACTTtgggagagagaagcagagacaGACAAGAGTGAGGGCAGGTCTTGGGAGGCTGAGCTCCTGCCCTCCTCCTGGCCAGGctctgggcacctccctctcctcctgcTGGACTGTGATAGCCAGCGAGGCAGCCGCTGGCAACCTGAACTTCCAGGAGAGGTTCAGGCAGTTTACCTGGCTGGGCTGTGGTGAGTAAATGCAGTTAGAGCCAAGGGGAAACCTAAGGGAGTGAGGGCAGAGCTCTGCTAAGTGGAGGGTAGTGAGGCAGCACAGTACTGTGAGTGCATGGACAGCACGGAGTCACACACTTGAAGGGGCTCAGATGGAGCCTTTAGGTTGTACAGATGTGaccataattaaaaatgaaactgcAGAACTGTACAAGAGTGaaaccctaatttaaaccatagactttagttaataatatcaCTGTACTATCATtgcttcatcaattataacaaatgttccacactaatgcaacatGTTTTAAATAGAGAAAACCTGGGGCAGAAGTAAAATGGACATTTAGTATTTTCTgggtaatttttctgtaatccttCATGTACTCTAGAAAACAAAGTctattctagaaataaaaatatcaagaagTAGGAGGAGGTAAAACAtcagagagaagaagcaaaaggAGCTTCCTTTGGATTTGGCAAAAGGAATTTGTGGTGAGTAAAGACTGACTGTGGGGCGGAGAGGTGGTGGGTGACCCCTGCTGCCCCCATGTCTGCCTCCACACTGGCATCTCGCCACACCTCTGCACCCAAAGGCCTTGCCTGGGTGGCAGCAACCCCACCTCCATCCACCCAGGAAAGGATAAGACTTTCCTACCTGTGCTGCTTCCCTGGAAGACACTGATGGCCACATTCAGGGGAGCATCTGGGAGAGAAAGGTAGTTGGGCCTTGGGCCTGTCCCCTGGTAGCCATGGAAATGGGTAAGGGGTGCCCTTTCCTGTGAGGCAAACCCTGGCCCAGTCCTGTCCCAGCCCCTCTACCCACAGGGACCCGGCATCCTGACCCAGCACTCACAGGAGACATTGAGCCAGATGGTCCTCTCCACAGTTAACCCAGCTCCAGGGAAGGCCACCTGGCAGGTGAGTCTGGCGCCGTGGTCCTGGGGCTGTGGGGTGAGGGTGAGCATGGAGGAGATTTGGGTCCTGGGGCCCAGGGCAGTGAGGGTGGCCCTGGTCCAGGAGAAGGTGGGGGGCATCCCCCACTCACAGGCCCAGGGCATGGAGCAAGTTATGTTCCTGAGGTGGCCAGATTCTAGAGTCCCCTGAATGTGGATGCCAGGTGTCTTTGTCAGGACTGGAGAGGAGAAAGAGTCCTGGGCCCTTCAGTGGGGACACTGAGTGTGCCCCTGGGCACAGCCTCTGCTTCAGACAAGCTGTCTGCTCCCAGCCAGCCTCTGTCCTGTCCCCTGGTGCCCTCCCAGGATGAGAGACTGGGGCCCAGGGTCCACCCCCCCTCCATGTCCCCTCCTTGGCCCTGTTGCTTTCCTGTCACACTCACAGAGAGCTTGTCTGATATGTAAGTCCATTTCAAACTGCCCCTCTCCAACCTAAAGACATCCGTCCCTGAGACCCCCCTCAGTGATTCTCTGAAATCCAGGGAGCAGTTGCCAGTCCTGGGGTCCCCGAGGAGGCAGATTCGGCCCTGGGTCTcctcctggactttttttttttaagatttatttatttctctccccttctccccccaccctggttgtatgttctctgtgtctatttgctgggtcttctttgtccacttctgttgttgtcagtggcatgggaatctgtgtttctttttgttgcgtcatcttgttgtgtcagctctccgtgtttgcggcaccattcctgggcaggctgcagtttctttcacattgggctgctctccttatgggcgcactccttgcgcatggggctcccctacatgggggacacccctgcgcagggcaccccttgcgtgcatcagcactgcgcatgggccagctccacatgggtcaaggaggcccagggtttgaaccgcggatctcccatgtggtagacggatgccctaaccactgggccaagtctgccgccattcTCCTGGACTTTTTGACGTGGGTGGTTTGTAGCCACTGGAGCATCCTGGTCTATATCAGTCCAATCTGGAACCAGTAACCAGGAGCAGGGTAGAAGTCAGCCCAGCCATCCTGGGGTTAGGAGCATTTGCAGGGCACAAAGACACACAGACCATCCTGCACCTCAACCTCCACACTTGCAGCCAGAATCTTGAATCCTGAGCCAGGCACCCTGTGAGAAACTATGTCAGCCACAGCTCCAGTCCAgcactcccttcccctctccccaggggCTCTCATCTGCCCATAGCataggcagcagcagcagcatctctGAGGAGGGGGACCCGGGGCTGCCTCTGTCTGAGATGAGCAGAGGACAAGTGAAAGGGGAGGGATGGTGGGGGCCACCCCAAAAGCTGGTGAAGAGCACAAGACCACGGCATTCACAGAAGAGGAACTTCAGCTCTCAGGTGACCAGAGCTTGTCCCTTCTGCTCACAGGGGGTGGATACCCCAAGACCAGAGACCCCAGACACCTGCCCAAGGGGGACAGGAGGAAAGATAGAGCTGCATGTTCCGTCTCCCAGACTCCCAGTCCTGGTGCACCAGTCTCCAGTCCTGGTGCACATGGATCTCCAGGACATCAagcatgtgggagggaggcggaTGCTACACATGTCCTCCCAGTCGAGGGGCTCTTCTGTGCACCATTTTCCACCAGGAAGCTCATCCACTCCTGGTCTGG is a genomic window of Dasypus novemcinctus isolate mDasNov1 chromosome 18, mDasNov1.1.hap2, whole genome shotgun sequence containing:
- the LOC105744222 gene encoding sialic acid-binding Ig-like lectin 6; the protein is KVQEETQGRICLLGDPRTGNCSLDFRESLRGVSGTDVFRLERGSLKWTYISDKLSVILTKTPGIHIQGTLESGHLRNITCSMPWACEWGMPPTFSWTRATLTALGPRTQISSMLTLTPQPQDHGARLTCQVAFPGAGLTVERTIWLNVSYAPLNVAISVFQGSSTVLKVQRNPSFLPILEGQALQLLHVADSNPPAQLSWFQGSPALHASPISNSGVLELPRVGTVEAGELTCHAQHLLSSLHSLTHTPDVQIPATLDSGSASTLTCSVPWVFGKMPSTFSWTPATIIALGPSTSLSSMLTLTPWPQPHLPGGLPWSWGDCEEARPDAPQNLTVAVVQGNGTATPCQIELGPGEHSQEPLTVLRPQRPGRPGPMVDVVMVAIGTAAVNRSIGTDAALYLPRRWPTNTMSCSTKLCASTVQSAST